Proteins encoded in a region of the Methylosinus trichosporium OB3b genome:
- a CDS encoding PLP-dependent aminotransferase family protein produces the protein MLRPWTFQLTERIDARRGAPLYLQIVHALIHEIERGRLVPGAPLPSSRELAASLGVNRKTIVLAYDDLVAQGWFSTDRTRGTFVSAQLPETKPGKAARTDMRCAEFDFRAPPEPRLVFAGQDRVVIDDGLPDPRLFSVETLLHAHREAGRRAARSGGLGYGDPRGALELRRMISEMLATHRGIVVGEDEICVTRGSQMGIFLAARILLSPGDAVLVEGLSYASARDAFAAAGAEVIGVGLDAEGLNVDDVERECARRNVRAVYVTPHHQFPTTVSLTPERRLKLLQIAAKHRFAIIEDDYDHEFHFERQPLLPMASYAPGRTIYVGSMSKLLLPGLRVGYIAAPQEVARAIANVAATIDRQGNALTELAVAELIRSGELRRHVRKARQIYARRRDAFGASLRRVFGARVDYSVPDGGLAYWATFPDAATLDALEASAADNGVRMLPSTSFAAPQQTGRGLRLGFGSLDEAEAARALSRLAGALGEESAGRAELDEAAARRHI, from the coding sequence ATGTTGCGTCCTTGGACGTTCCAACTGACCGAACGGATCGATGCGCGCCGTGGCGCGCCGCTCTATCTGCAGATCGTCCACGCGCTGATTCACGAGATCGAGCGCGGACGCCTCGTCCCCGGCGCGCCGCTGCCGAGCAGCCGCGAGCTCGCGGCCTCGCTCGGCGTCAATCGCAAGACCATCGTGCTCGCCTATGACGATCTCGTCGCGCAGGGCTGGTTCTCGACCGACCGCACGCGCGGCACTTTCGTCTCTGCGCAGCTGCCCGAGACCAAGCCCGGCAAGGCCGCGCGCACGGACATGCGCTGCGCCGAATTCGACTTTCGCGCGCCGCCGGAGCCGCGGCTCGTCTTCGCCGGACAAGACCGCGTCGTCATCGACGACGGACTGCCCGACCCGCGCCTCTTCTCGGTCGAGACACTGCTGCATGCGCATCGCGAAGCGGGACGACGCGCCGCGCGCTCGGGCGGGCTCGGCTATGGCGATCCGCGCGGCGCGCTCGAGCTGCGACGCATGATCTCCGAGATGCTGGCGACGCATCGCGGCATCGTCGTCGGCGAGGACGAGATTTGCGTGACGCGCGGCAGCCAGATGGGCATTTTCCTCGCCGCGCGCATTCTGCTCTCTCCCGGCGACGCCGTTCTGGTCGAAGGTCTGTCCTACGCATCGGCGCGCGACGCTTTCGCCGCCGCGGGCGCCGAGGTGATCGGCGTCGGGCTCGACGCCGAAGGGCTGAATGTCGACGATGTCGAGCGCGAATGCGCGCGGCGCAATGTGCGCGCCGTCTATGTGACGCCGCATCACCAGTTTCCGACCACGGTCTCGCTCACTCCGGAGCGGCGGCTGAAGCTGTTGCAGATCGCGGCGAAGCATCGCTTCGCCATCATCGAGGACGATTACGATCACGAGTTTCACTTCGAGCGGCAGCCGCTGCTGCCGATGGCGAGCTATGCGCCCGGACGCACGATCTATGTCGGCTCCATGTCGAAGCTGCTGCTGCCGGGGCTGCGCGTCGGCTATATCGCCGCGCCGCAGGAGGTCGCGCGCGCCATCGCCAATGTCGCGGCGACGATCGACCGCCAGGGCAATGCGCTGACCGAGCTCGCCGTCGCCGAGCTGATCCGCTCCGGCGAGTTGCGGCGCCATGTGCGCAAGGCGCGGCAGATCTATGCACGCCGGCGCGACGCCTTCGGCGCCTCGCTGCGCCGCGTCTTCGGCGCCCGCGTCGATTATTCGGTTCCGGACGGCGGCCTCGCCTATTGGGCGACCTTTCCCGATGCGGCGACGCTCGACGCGCTCGAGGCGAGCGCCGCGGACAATGGCGTGCGCATGCTGCCCTCGACCTCCTTCGCCGCGCCGCAGCAGACGGGCCGCGGCCTGCGCCTCGGCTTCGGCAGCCTCGACGAAGCGGAGGCCGCGCGCGCCCTCTCGCGCCTCGCCGGCGCGCTCGGCGAGGAGTCCGCCGGGCGGGCCGAGCTGGACGAAGCCGCCGCGAGGCGCCACATATGA
- a CDS encoding alpha/beta hydrolase, whose protein sequence is MLALKATAVLLVAAYLAATAALALFQRRLQYLPDSRHVTPIEAGLDGVDELRLSTEDGETLVAWAAPPREGRPFLLYFHGNAGALIDRIPRFRGFIERGYGFLAVAYRGYGGSTGAPTQDGLMRDADAAYRAALARGADARRLVLIGESLGSGVATALAATHESAALVLDSPFSSAVDVAEARYGLIPVRWLMADQFRSDLAIREVRVPLLIAHGDKDAVVPIALGRRLFDLANEPKSFILAPGAGHLVLGREEIYPRLFAWIDATLDATQTVER, encoded by the coding sequence ATGCTGGCGCTGAAGGCGACCGCTGTCCTGCTCGTCGCCGCCTATCTGGCGGCGACGGCGGCGCTCGCGCTGTTTCAGCGCCGCCTGCAATATCTTCCCGATTCGCGCCATGTCACGCCGATCGAAGCCGGGCTCGACGGCGTCGACGAACTGCGTCTTTCCACCGAGGACGGCGAGACTCTCGTCGCCTGGGCCGCCCCGCCGCGCGAGGGGCGGCCGTTCCTCCTCTATTTCCACGGCAACGCCGGCGCGCTGATCGACCGCATTCCGCGTTTTCGCGGCTTCATCGAGCGCGGCTATGGCTTTCTCGCCGTCGCCTATCGCGGCTATGGCGGCTCCACCGGCGCGCCGACTCAGGACGGGCTGATGCGCGACGCCGACGCCGCCTATCGCGCGGCGCTCGCCCGCGGCGCCGATGCGCGGCGGCTGGTGCTGATCGGCGAATCGCTCGGCTCTGGCGTCGCCACGGCGCTGGCGGCGACCCATGAATCCGCGGCGCTCGTGCTCGACTCGCCGTTCTCCTCGGCCGTCGACGTCGCCGAGGCGCGCTATGGGCTGATCCCGGTGCGCTGGCTGATGGCGGACCAGTTCCGCTCCGATCTCGCCATCCGCGAGGTGCGCGTGCCGCTGCTGATCGCCCATGGCGACAAGGATGCGGTCGTGCCGATCGCGCTCGGCCGGCGGCTGTTCGATCTCGCCAACGAGCCGAAGAGCTTCATCCTCGCTCCCGGAGCCGGCCATCTCGTGCTCGGACGCGAGGAGATTTACCCCCGCCTCTTCGCCTGGATCGATGCGACGCTGGACGCGACGCAGACAGTGGAGCGGTAA
- a CDS encoding GyrI-like domain-containing protein has protein sequence MQMLKGLWGWLAALVAIVVVGGYIATQKFAGDSPVVAPAQVAQAPSAAAPATPESPLAPTPKLDLDAPAAQETVEPPIESPVDPIAGQAIDIPARPVARLRGQGTWTDGLKTLGEAVAKTKAAAEKAGLKADGRPLVAFTETDDNGFHFEAMLPLAKAPEGKPKLDSGVEIGASPAGKALKFQHRGPYAEIDSTYEAITAFLDEKGLDTKNLFVEEYLTDLQTSDDDGLEVDIYVFLK, from the coding sequence ATGCAGATGCTGAAAGGCCTCTGGGGTTGGCTCGCCGCGCTCGTCGCCATTGTCGTGGTCGGCGGCTATATCGCAACGCAAAAATTCGCCGGCGATTCGCCCGTCGTCGCGCCCGCGCAGGTGGCGCAGGCGCCGTCCGCCGCAGCTCCCGCCACGCCCGAGAGCCCGCTGGCGCCGACGCCCAAGCTCGATCTCGACGCGCCCGCCGCGCAGGAGACCGTCGAGCCGCCGATCGAATCGCCCGTCGATCCGATCGCCGGCCAGGCGATCGACATTCCGGCGCGTCCGGTGGCGCGGCTGCGCGGACAGGGGACCTGGACCGACGGGCTGAAGACGCTGGGCGAGGCCGTGGCCAAAACGAAGGCCGCGGCCGAGAAAGCGGGACTGAAGGCGGACGGCCGCCCGCTCGTCGCCTTCACCGAGACCGATGACAATGGCTTCCATTTCGAGGCGATGCTGCCGCTCGCCAAAGCGCCGGAGGGCAAGCCCAAGCTCGACAGCGGCGTCGAGATCGGCGCCTCGCCCGCCGGCAAGGCGCTGAAGTTCCAGCATCGCGGCCCCTATGCCGAGATCGATTCGACCTATGAAGCGATCACCGCCTTTCTCGACGAGAAGGGCCTCGACACGAAAAACCTGTTCGTCGAGGAATATCTCACCGATCTGCAGACGAGCGACGACGATGGCCTCGAGGTCGACATCTATGTCTTCCTGAAGTGA
- the dapF gene encoding diaminopimelate epimerase, producing MTSPLSDRPIHRMNGAGNEILVLDLRGASHEVTAAEARAIARASGLRFDQLMTLHEPRAAGANAFMRIYNNDGSRSGACGNGTRCVAFVLGEKGEGDALLLETDAGPIRSWRRGETLFSVDMGAPRLDWRAIPLAGEGADTARVALAPAVIGAPEFFSAVNMGNPHAVFFVEDPAAIALEALGPPIETHPLFPERVNVSFASVLAPGEIALRVWERGTGVTKACGSAACATLVAASRAGLSGREARVRLPGGDLDIDWGADDHVMMTGPVELEFVTRLDPRIFSEQER from the coding sequence ATGACCAGTCCGCTCTCCGACCGGCCGATCCACCGCATGAACGGCGCCGGCAATGAGATTCTGGTGCTCGATCTGCGCGGGGCCAGCCACGAGGTCACGGCGGCCGAGGCGCGCGCCATCGCCCGGGCGTCGGGGCTGCGCTTCGACCAGCTGATGACGCTGCATGAGCCGCGCGCGGCGGGCGCCAACGCCTTCATGCGCATCTACAACAATGACGGCTCACGCTCGGGCGCCTGCGGCAATGGCACGCGCTGCGTCGCTTTCGTCCTCGGTGAGAAGGGGGAGGGCGACGCGCTGCTGCTGGAGACCGACGCCGGGCCGATTCGCAGCTGGCGCCGGGGCGAGACGCTGTTCTCGGTCGATATGGGGGCGCCGAGGCTCGACTGGCGCGCGATTCCGCTGGCCGGCGAAGGCGCCGACACGGCGCGCGTGGCGCTGGCGCCCGCCGTCATCGGCGCGCCGGAGTTCTTCTCGGCGGTGAACATGGGCAATCCGCATGCGGTGTTCTTCGTCGAGGACCCGGCGGCGATCGCTCTCGAAGCGTTGGGCCCGCCCATCGAAACTCATCCGTTGTTTCCCGAGCGCGTGAACGTCTCCTTCGCCAGCGTGCTCGCTCCGGGCGAGATCGCGCTGCGCGTCTGGGAGCGCGGTACCGGCGTCACCAAAGCCTGCGGCTCGGCCGCCTGCGCGACTCTGGTCGCGGCGTCGCGCGCTGGTCTCAGCGGGCGAGAGGCGCGGGTGCGGCTCCCCGGCGGCGATCTCGACATCGATTGGGGCGCCGATGATCATGTGATGATGACCGGCCCGGTCGAGCTCGAATTCGTGACGCGGCTCGATCCACGCATCTTCAGCGAGCAAGAGCGTTGA
- the cysE gene encoding serine O-acetyltransferase — MDATTEPADRDEPRMPADARALVAGDALWAHVRQEAEAMARDAALASLVVASVLNRRSFEDAVIHRVASRLGNGAVPADIIVDAFARALDDDPSIGAAFRADVKAIVERDPACRRFIEPLLFFKGFHAIATHRLAHRLWTKGQTDFALYLQSRSSDAFQTDIHPAARFGRGVFLDHATGLVVGATAVVEDDVSILQNVTLGGTGKESGDRHPKVRHGVMIGAGATILGNIEVGACSRIAAGSVVLRPVPRNVTVAGVPASVIGAAGCAEPARDMDQLLSRLSYDSFSYSI; from the coding sequence ATGGACGCCACTACTGAGCCCGCCGACCGCGACGAACCGCGCATGCCTGCGGATGCGCGCGCGCTCGTCGCCGGCGACGCGCTATGGGCCCATGTCCGGCAAGAGGCGGAGGCGATGGCCCGCGATGCGGCGCTGGCCAGCCTCGTCGTCGCATCCGTGCTCAATCGCCGGTCCTTCGAGGATGCGGTTATCCACCGCGTCGCCTCGCGCCTCGGCAATGGCGCCGTCCCCGCCGATATCATCGTCGACGCCTTCGCTCGTGCGCTCGATGACGATCCGTCGATCGGCGCCGCCTTCCGCGCCGACGTCAAGGCGATCGTCGAACGTGATCCGGCCTGCAGGCGCTTCATCGAGCCCCTGCTCTTCTTCAAGGGATTTCACGCCATCGCGACGCATCGCCTCGCGCATCGTCTGTGGACGAAGGGACAGACCGACTTCGCGCTCTATCTGCAGAGCCGCTCCTCCGACGCTTTTCAGACCGACATTCATCCCGCCGCGCGCTTCGGCCGCGGCGTGTTTCTCGATCATGCGACCGGACTCGTCGTCGGCGCCACGGCGGTGGTGGAGGACGATGTCTCCATCCTGCAGAACGTCACGCTCGGCGGCACCGGCAAGGAGAGCGGCGATCGTCATCCGAAGGTGAGACATGGCGTCATGATCGGCGCCGGCGCGACGATTCTCGGCAATATCGAGGTCGGCGCCTGCTCGCGCATCGCGGCGGGCTCCGTGGTGCTGCGCCCCGTGCCGCGCAATGTCACCGTCGCCGGCGTGCCGGCGAGCGTCATCGGCGCCGCCGGCTGCGCCGAGCCGGCGCGCGACATGGATCAGCTGCTGAGCCGGCTGTCTTATGATTCGTTCAGCTATTCGATTTGA
- a CDS encoding TerC family protein has translation MNGEFTAGFEIFEIIWIDLLLSGDNAVLIALACHKLPPAKRRWGVALGAAGGVLLRVAFAFVVIQMMGLPALKALGGVLLLGVAIKLLIDETEHNVAAKEDLWGAVAAIVMADAVMSLDNVIAIAGAARGSMPLIIFGLAVSVPIVVFGAGLLMQALSRFPILVWFGAGLLGWIAGELIVTDPVWERFGWTVPEHLDLASSIAGAALVLAAGWIALRLEERAEARSKAQGGEQ, from the coding sequence ATGAATGGCGAGTTCACCGCCGGTTTCGAAATCTTCGAGATCATCTGGATCGACCTCCTGCTTTCCGGCGACAACGCCGTCCTGATCGCCCTCGCCTGCCATAAGCTGCCACCGGCCAAGCGGCGCTGGGGCGTCGCGCTCGGCGCCGCGGGCGGCGTGCTGCTGCGCGTCGCATTCGCCTTCGTCGTCATTCAGATGATGGGCCTGCCGGCGCTGAAGGCGCTCGGCGGCGTGCTGCTGCTCGGCGTCGCTATCAAGCTGCTCATCGACGAGACGGAGCACAACGTCGCCGCCAAGGAGGATCTCTGGGGCGCCGTCGCCGCCATCGTCATGGCCGATGCGGTGATGTCGCTCGACAATGTCATCGCCATCGCCGGCGCGGCGCGCGGCTCCATGCCGTTGATCATTTTCGGCCTCGCCGTCTCCGTGCCGATCGTGGTGTTCGGCGCGGGGCTGCTGATGCAGGCGCTGTCGCGCTTTCCCATTCTCGTCTGGTTCGGCGCCGGCCTGCTCGGCTGGATCGCCGGCGAATTGATCGTCACCGATCCCGTCTGGGAGCGCTTCGGCTGGACCGTCCCCGAGCATCTCGACCTCGCTTCGTCGATCGCCGGAGCCGCGCTGGTGCTCGCCGCCGGCTGGATCGCCTTGCGTCTAGAGGAGCGCGCCGAGGCGCGGAGCAAGGCGCAGGGCGGAGAACAATGA
- a CDS encoding rhodanese-like domain-containing protein — protein MTNGVPGTIDHEDFVRVVEDRSCHIIDVREPNEYAAGHIPGAENKPLSRFSPDADLPRGEPIVLVCQAGGRSAKALKAAQDAGFSDIRHYAPGTGGWRSRGGALDM, from the coding sequence ATGACCAATGGAGTTCCGGGGACCATCGACCACGAGGATTTCGTCCGCGTCGTGGAGGACCGGTCCTGTCACATCATCGATGTGCGCGAGCCGAACGAATATGCCGCCGGCCATATTCCCGGCGCCGAGAACAAGCCGCTATCGCGCTTCTCGCCGGACGCCGATCTGCCGCGCGGCGAGCCCATCGTTCTCGTCTGCCAGGCCGGCGGCCGCTCGGCCAAGGCGCTGAAGGCGGCGCAGGACGCCGGCTTTTCCGACATTCGTCATTACGCGCCGGGCACCGGCGGATGGCGCAGCCGCGGCGGCGCTCTCGACATGTGA
- a CDS encoding adenine phosphoribosyltransferase, whose translation MPLASAIRTIPDYPKPGIMFRDITTLLGDARAFRRAVDELVQPWAGTKIDKVAGMEARGFILGGAVAHQLSAGFVPVRKKGKLPHTTVRIAYSLEYGVDEMEVHEDAVVKGERVILVDDLIATGGTAEGAIKLLQQIGAEVVAACFVIDLPDLGGAKKIEALGVPVRKLVSFEGH comes from the coding sequence ATGCCTCTCGCCTCCGCGATCCGCACCATTCCCGACTATCCCAAGCCCGGCATCATGTTCCGCGACATCACGACGCTGCTCGGCGACGCCAGAGCGTTCCGCCGCGCCGTGGACGAATTGGTGCAGCCCTGGGCCGGAACCAAGATCGACAAGGTGGCGGGCATGGAGGCGCGCGGATTCATTCTGGGCGGCGCCGTGGCGCATCAATTGTCGGCTGGCTTCGTGCCGGTGCGCAAGAAGGGCAAGCTGCCGCACACGACCGTTCGCATCGCCTATTCGCTCGAATACGGAGTCGACGAGATGGAGGTGCACGAGGACGCCGTCGTCAAGGGCGAGCGCGTCATTCTCGTCGACGATCTCATCGCCACCGGCGGCACGGCGGAGGGCGCGATCAAGCTGCTGCAGCAGATCGGCGCCGAGGTCGTCGCCGCCTGCTTCGTGATCGACCTGCCCGATCTCGGCGGCGCCAAGAAGATCGAAGCGCTCGGCGTGCCGGTGCGCAAGCTCGTCTCCTTCGAGGGCCATTGA
- a CDS encoding L,D-transpeptidase family protein: MRTSKPRFFLLAAALSFGLVEACMFAALAWNAPTADTGVAVVPRSSPETALATSRLVGAPAGALLQNLASRRPTPTPLEQPQTAVAALARVDAPTDVAAPLPPPRPMEYASLGAIEVIAPEPPLRPREFGPASSAPFAEAAPPQEAAAAPAPTISLASLLPTSDSPGPLQRREDGNFRLGAAAYVRIFKKEGELELWLKRDGRYSLYKTYPICKWSGRLGPKLRSGDYQSPEGFYSVSARQLHPSSAYHRAFNIGFPNAYDRQNGRTGGALMVHGACKSVGCFAMTDKVIEEIYGVVEAALRAGQHEVPVHIFPFRMTEEALAKETRGDWSTFWAVPPEYQQWTAFWQNLKEGYDLFERTGEPPTAYACGARYGFAADGACTRIAGW, from the coding sequence ATGAGGACCAGCAAGCCGCGCTTCTTTCTGCTGGCCGCCGCTCTGTCGTTCGGCCTCGTCGAAGCGTGCATGTTCGCGGCCCTCGCCTGGAACGCGCCGACCGCGGACACAGGCGTCGCCGTCGTCCCGCGATCATCGCCAGAGACTGCGCTCGCGACGTCTCGCCTCGTCGGCGCGCCCGCTGGCGCCCTGTTGCAGAATCTCGCATCGCGGCGGCCGACGCCCACGCCCCTCGAGCAGCCGCAAACGGCCGTCGCCGCGCTCGCCCGCGTCGATGCGCCCACCGACGTCGCCGCGCCTCTGCCGCCGCCTCGCCCTATGGAATATGCGTCACTGGGCGCCATAGAGGTCATCGCGCCGGAGCCGCCCCTGCGTCCGCGCGAATTCGGCCCGGCCAGCTCCGCTCCGTTCGCCGAAGCCGCGCCGCCGCAAGAGGCGGCCGCCGCGCCGGCGCCGACGATCTCGCTCGCGTCGCTGCTGCCGACGAGCGATTCGCCGGGGCCGCTGCAACGTCGCGAGGACGGCAATTTTCGCCTCGGCGCCGCCGCCTATGTGCGCATCTTCAAGAAAGAGGGCGAGCTCGAATTATGGCTGAAGCGGGACGGCCGCTATTCGCTCTACAAAACCTATCCGATCTGCAAATGGTCCGGCCGCCTCGGACCGAAGCTGCGCTCCGGCGATTATCAGTCGCCGGAAGGATTCTACAGCGTCTCGGCGCGCCAGCTCCATCCGAGCTCGGCCTATCATCGCGCCTTCAACATCGGCTTTCCCAACGCCTATGATCGGCAGAACGGCCGCACCGGCGGCGCGCTGATGGTGCATGGCGCGTGCAAGTCTGTCGGCTGCTTCGCCATGACCGACAAGGTCATCGAGGAAATCTACGGCGTCGTCGAGGCGGCGCTGCGCGCAGGCCAGCACGAGGTGCCGGTGCATATTTTTCCGTTCCGCATGACCGAAGAGGCGCTCGCCAAGGAGACGCGCGGCGACTGGAGCACCTTCTGGGCGGTTCCGCCGGAATATCAGCAATGGACGGCCTTCTGGCAAAATCTGAAGGAGGGCTATGATCTCTTCGAGCGCACGGGCGAGCCGCCGACCGCCTATGCCTGCGGCGCGCGCTACGGCTTCGCGGCGGACGGCGCCTGCACGCGCATCGCCGGCTGGTGA
- a CDS encoding IS4 family transposase, translated as MGFGVGDIRVERSGDWLMEQIAATGSLTLRKVGASRSGEMRAHRFLSSGFASVEAIMETLGARTAERCAGRRVVAAQDTSEINFAGRSAKRRGLGPAGNGCDPGFFIHPVLAIDADDEAVVGLVDARIWTRPQTKAPARRGRAFEDKESARWLEGCASAAEQLGAAAEVTVVGDRESDIFQLFARRPEGVHLVVRAAQDRRIEGGSLFEAAAAAAPLTTTMTKVAPRGPGDKGRLARVELRAVRVRLLAPASLSAKEKTGAPAVELTLVEAREIEPPEGVASLLWRLLTTHAAETAEQAREIVRCYRLRWRIEQLFRTLKSDGLALEDSQIVDAERLMRLSAVALGAAARIIQLVDARDGGPRSCGDVVDEALVEPLEAIGKTLEGKTERQKNPHEKGSLAWLAWITARLGGWNCYYKPPGPKTMRDGWNRLASMLAGYAIATAKAFP; from the coding sequence ATGGGGTTTGGGGTCGGCGACATTCGTGTCGAGCGCAGCGGCGACTGGCTGATGGAGCAGATCGCGGCGACGGGGTCGCTGACCTTGCGTAAGGTCGGGGCCTCGCGCAGCGGCGAGATGCGCGCCCATCGCTTCCTGTCGTCCGGCTTCGCCTCGGTCGAGGCGATCATGGAGACGCTGGGCGCGCGCACCGCGGAGCGCTGCGCCGGTCGCCGGGTGGTGGCCGCACAGGATACGAGCGAGATCAATTTCGCCGGCCGCTCGGCCAAGCGTCGCGGCCTGGGGCCCGCCGGCAATGGATGCGATCCTGGCTTCTTCATCCATCCGGTGCTGGCCATAGACGCCGATGACGAGGCCGTAGTCGGCCTCGTCGACGCGCGGATCTGGACGCGTCCGCAGACGAAGGCGCCGGCGCGGCGCGGCCGCGCTTTCGAGGACAAGGAATCGGCGCGCTGGCTCGAAGGCTGCGCGAGCGCCGCAGAGCAGCTCGGCGCGGCCGCCGAAGTCACCGTCGTCGGCGACCGCGAGAGCGACATCTTCCAGCTTTTCGCGCGGCGTCCCGAGGGCGTCCATCTCGTCGTGCGCGCCGCCCAGGATCGCCGTATCGAAGGCGGCTCTCTCTTCGAGGCGGCCGCCGCGGCCGCGCCGCTGACGACGACAATGACCAAGGTCGCGCCGCGCGGGCCGGGCGACAAAGGGCGCCTCGCCAGGGTCGAGCTGCGCGCGGTCCGCGTCCGCCTCCTCGCCCCGGCCTCCCTCTCCGCGAAGGAAAAGACGGGCGCGCCGGCTGTCGAGCTGACGCTGGTGGAGGCGCGCGAGATCGAGCCGCCGGAAGGCGTCGCTTCGCTGCTGTGGCGGCTCCTGACCACCCATGCGGCCGAAACCGCCGAACAGGCGCGCGAGATCGTGCGTTGCTATCGCTTGCGCTGGCGGATCGAGCAATTGTTCCGCACCCTCAAAAGCGACGGGCTCGCGCTCGAGGACAGCCAGATCGTCGACGCCGAGCGGTTGATGCGGCTCTCGGCGGTGGCCCTCGGAGCGGCGGCTCGCATCATTCAACTGGTCGACGCGCGCGACGGCGGCCCGCGCTCCTGTGGCGACGTCGTCGACGAGGCCCTGGTCGAGCCGCTCGAGGCGATCGGCAAGACCTTGGAGGGCAAGACGGAACGGCAGAAGAACCCGCATGAGAAGGGCTCGCTCGCATGGCTCGCTTGGATCACAGCCCGTTTGGGAGGCTGGAACTGCTACTACAAGCCGCCCGGCCCCAAGACGATGCGAGACGGATGGAACCGCCTCGCCTCCATGCTCGCCGGATACGCCATCGCAACAGCCAAAGCGTTTCCGTGA
- a CDS encoding MiaB/RimO family radical SAM methylthiotransferase — protein MSAVEVVTFGCRLNVVDSQSLLSDARVKGGDLVIVNTCAVTAEATRQARQAIRRLHRERPSAEIVVAGCAARIDPASFATMAGVTRVLGEAQDAPLARSASEGQTRAFLAVQNGCDHRCSFCVIPFGRGPSRSAAPADVIAEARRLVAVGRREIVLTGVDLTSYRHEDVTLGALAREILRATPQLERLRLSSIDCIETDADLLDLMGEEPRLAPHLHLSLQSGDDLTLKRMKRRHSRADAIHFCAEMRDARPDIVLGADFIAGFPTETEDMFARTLDLVEECGLTHLHVFPFSPRPGTPAARMPQVDGATVKARAARLRAAGDAALTRHLEAQRGKRLRVLTERGGLARAVDFTPMRTPGAEPGLMLDMIATGHDGRALIGAPARGDFAFRYGSNPSDRG, from the coding sequence TTGAGCGCGGTCGAGGTCGTCACCTTCGGCTGCCGGCTCAATGTCGTCGATTCGCAGTCGCTGCTGAGCGACGCGCGCGTAAAGGGCGGGGATCTCGTCATCGTCAACACCTGCGCGGTGACGGCCGAGGCGACGCGTCAGGCGCGGCAGGCGATCCGCCGTCTGCATCGCGAGCGGCCGTCGGCCGAGATTGTCGTCGCCGGTTGCGCGGCGCGCATCGATCCGGCGAGCTTTGCGACGATGGCGGGCGTGACGCGCGTGCTCGGCGAGGCGCAGGACGCGCCGCTCGCGCGCAGCGCTTCGGAAGGGCAGACGCGCGCCTTTCTCGCCGTGCAGAACGGCTGCGATCATCGCTGCTCCTTCTGCGTCATTCCGTTCGGACGAGGGCCCTCGCGCTCCGCCGCGCCCGCTGATGTGATCGCCGAGGCGCGGCGGCTCGTCGCCGTGGGGCGGCGCGAGATCGTGCTCACCGGCGTCGATCTCACCAGCTATCGTCATGAGGACGTCACGCTCGGCGCCCTCGCGCGCGAAATTTTGCGCGCGACGCCGCAGCTCGAGCGTCTGCGCCTCTCCTCGATCGACTGTATCGAGACCGACGCCGATCTGCTCGATCTGATGGGCGAGGAGCCGCGGCTCGCGCCGCATCTGCATTTATCGTTGCAGTCGGGCGACGATCTCACCTTGAAGCGAATGAAGCGGCGCCATTCGCGCGCCGACGCCATTCACTTTTGCGCCGAGATGCGCGACGCACGGCCCGACATCGTGCTCGGCGCCGATTTCATCGCCGGCTTTCCGACCGAGACGGAAGACATGTTCGCGCGCACGCTCGATCTCGTCGAGGAATGCGGGCTCACGCATCTGCACGTCTTCCCGTTCTCGCCGCGACCGGGGACGCCGGCGGCGCGCATGCCGCAGGTCGACGGCGCGACGGTGAAGGCGCGCGCGGCGCGGCTGCGCGCCGCGGGCGATGCGGCGCTCACGCGTCATCTCGAGGCGCAGCGCGGCAAGCGGCTGCGCGTCCTGACCGAGCGCGGCGGCCTCGCTCGCGCCGTGGATTTTACGCCGATGCGCACGCCCGGAGCGGAGCCGGGCCTGATGCTCGACATGATCGCGACCGGCCACGACGGCCGGGCGCTGATCGGCGCGCCGGCTCGGGGAGATTTCGCGTTTCGCTATGGATCGAATCCCAGCGATCGAGGTTAG
- a CDS encoding DUF2200 domain-containing protein, whose protein sequence is MAKHRIYTTSFASVYPLYVAKAEKKGRTKAEVDQIISWLTGYSAQELLAQLEQRTDFETFFAQAPHMNPARASITGVVCGVRVEKVEEPTMREIRYLDKLIDELARGKAMDKILRTN, encoded by the coding sequence ATGGCGAAGCACCGGATCTATACGACGAGCTTTGCGAGCGTTTATCCACTCTATGTCGCCAAAGCGGAGAAAAAAGGACGCACCAAGGCCGAGGTCGATCAGATCATCTCCTGGCTGACGGGCTATAGTGCGCAAGAGCTGCTCGCCCAATTGGAGCAGCGGACCGACTTCGAGACGTTTTTCGCGCAGGCGCCGCATATGAATCCCGCGCGCGCTTCGATCACGGGCGTCGTCTGCGGCGTCCGCGTTGAAAAGGTCGAGGAGCCGACCATGCGAGAGATTCGCTATTTGGACAAGCTGATCGACGAATTGGCGCGGGGCAAGGCGATGGATAAAATTCTGCGGACGAATTGA